The nucleotide sequence TCTTACCGAGGCCGCGGCCCTTGAGGTAGGAGGTCGGGTAGAGCATCTCCTGCATGCCGGGGCCGCCCTTGGGGCCCTCGTAGCGGATGACGACCACGTCGCCGTCCTTCACCTCCTGGGTCAGGATGCGCTGGACGGCCTCCTCCTGGGACTCGCAGACCACGGCCGGGCCCTCGAAGGTCCACACCGACTCGTCGACGCCCGCGGTCTTGACCACGCAGCCGTCGACGGCGAGGTTGCCCCTGAGGACGGCGAGGCCGCCGTCCTTGGAGTAGGCGTGCTCGGCGGAGCGGATGCAGCCGCCCTCGGCGTCGTCGTCCAGGGAGTCCCAGCGCTCGGACTGGGAGAAGGCCTCGGCGGAGCGGACGCAGCCGGGGGCCGCGTGCCACAGCTCGACCGCCTCGGCGGACGGGGAGCCGCCGCGCACGTCCCAGGTCTTGAGCCAGTCGGCCAGCGACGGGCTGTGGACGGAGTGCACCTCCTCGTTGAGGAGACCGGCGCGGTGCAGCTCGCCGAGGAGGGCGGGGATGCCGCCGGCGCGGTGCACGTCCTCCATGTAGTACGTGCGGTTCTTCGCCACGTTGGGCGCGACCTTGGCCAGGCAGGGGACGCGGCGGGAGACGGCGTCGATCTCCTCCAGGCCGAAGGGGACGCCCGCCTCCTGGGCGGCGGCCAGCAGGTGCAGGATCGTGTTGGTGGAGCCGCCCATGGCGATGTCCAGCGCCATCGCGTTCTCGAAGGCCGCGAAGGAGGCGATGGAGCGGGGCAGGACGGTGTCGTCGTCCTGCTCGTAGTAGCGGCGGGTGATGTCCATGACCGTGCGGGCCGCGTTCTCGTACAGGGCGCGGCGGGCGGTGTGGGTGGCGAGGACCGAGCCGTTGCCGGGCAGCGAGAGGCCGATGGCCTCGGTGAGGCAGTTCATCGAGTTGGCGGTGAACATGCCGGAACAGCTACCGCAGGTCGGGCAGGCGTTCTCCTCGATGCGGAGGATGTCCTCGTCGGAGATCTTGTCGTTCACCGCGTCGGAGATCGCGTCGACCAGGTCGAGGGTGCGCACGGTGCCGTCGACCAGGGTGGCGCGGCCGGACTCCATGGGCCCGCCGGAGACGAACACGGTCGGGATGTCCAGGCGCAGCGCGGCCATCAGCATGCCCGGCGTGATCTTGTCGCAGTTGGAGATGCAGACCAGGGCGTCGGCGCAGTGCGCCTCGACCATGTACTCCACCGAGTCAGCGATCAGGTCGCGGGAAGGCAGGGAGTAGAGCATGCCGCCGTGGCCCATGGCGATGCCGTCGTCCACGGCGATGGTGTTGAACTCGCGCGGGATGCCGCCCGCTTCCCGGATCGCCTCGCTGACGATGCGGCCCACCGGCTGCAGGTGGGTGTGGCCGGGGACGAACTCGGTGAAGGAGTTGGCGACCGCGATGACGGGCTTGCGGCCGATGTCCGCACCGGGTACACCCGAGGCACGCATAAGGGCGCGGGCGCCCGCCATGTTGCGTCCGTGGGTGACTGTGCGGGACCTCAGCTCGGGCATCGTCGCTCGCTCCTTCTGAGAAGACGGGTCAGACAGGGTTCTGACTGTTGCGAGCGTACGCCGGTCATCCACGGGGCGGGACGAAGTGTCCGGAATGCGGGACGGACGTCTTGCGGACGGGCCCGTCTCACTCTCCCGTGAGATGCCCCTGCACCACCGGTGCCAGCCTGGCCACGATCCGCTCCAGGTCGGCCGAGGCCAGCGGTTCCACCTTGATCACGTACCGCAGCATGGCCGTGCCGACCAGTTGCGCGGCGGCCAGTTCGGCGCGCAGCTCGGCGTCGGGCAGGTCCAGCCGCCCGGCGATGCGGCGCAGGAGCTGGGCGGCGACCAGGCGGCGGAAGACGGCGGCGGCGGTGTCGTTGTTGACGGCGGAGCGGACGATGGCCAGCAGCGGGGTGCGGGTGGCGGGGTTCTCCCAGACGCCGAGCACGAAGCGGGTCAGCCGCTCCCCCACGGTGTCCAGCGGGCCCTCGGCGATGGCGTCCGGCGCTGCGAGGGCGGGCGCGAAGGCGACCGAGACGGCGGCCTCGAAGACCTGTTCCTTGGTGCCGAAGTAGTGGTGGACGAGCGCGGAGTCGACGCCGGCGGCCTTGGCGATGCCGCGTACGGAGGTCTTCTCGTAGCCGCGTTCGGAGAACTCCTCACGGGCCGCGGTGAGGATGCGGTCGCGGGTGTCGCCGGACTCGGTGCGCGGGGGCCGTCCGCGGCGCCGGGCGGTGGGCTCGGTCACGGCCGGGGCACCCGCGCGCCCGCGGCGAGGTGGTGGCGGGTGAAGGCGAGGGCCTCGGCGAGGTCGGCCTCGCGTTCGGCGCTGGACATGGCCCGCCGGGTGTTGACCTCGATGACGACATGGCCGTCGAAACCGGTGCGGGTGAGGCGGTCCAGCAGTTCGGCGCAGGGCTGGGTGCCGCGGCCGGGCACCAGGTGCTCGTCCTTGGCGGAGCCGCGGCCGTCGGCGAGGTGGACGTGGCCGAGCCGGTCGCCCATGCGGTCGATCATGCCGAGGGCGTCGGTGCGGGCGGTCGCGGTGTGGCTGAGGTCGATCGTGAAGTGCCGGTAGTCGTCCTTGGTGACGTCCCACTCGGGGGCGTAGGCGAGCAGTTCGCGGTCGCGGTAGCGCCAGGGGTACATGTTCTCCACGGCGAACCGCACGTCGGTCTCGTCGGCCATGCGCCAGATGCCGTCGACGAACTCGCGGGCGTACTGCCGCTGCCAGCGGAAGGGCGGATGGACGACCACGGTGGAGGCGCCCAGCTTCTCGGCGGCCGCCCGGGCGCGGCGCAGCTTGGTCCAGGGGTCGGTGGACCAGACCCGCTGGGTGATCAGCAGGCAGGGCGCGTGCACGGCGAGGATCGGCACGCCGTGCTGGTCGGAGAGGCGGCGCAGGGCCTCGATGTCCTGGCTGACGGGGTCGGTCCACACCATGACCTCGACGCCGTCGTAGCCGAGGCGCGCGGCGATCTCGAAGGCCGTCGCCGTCGACTCCGGGTAGACCGAGGCCGTCGACAGGGCGACCTTTACGTCCCTTGGTTCAGCCACGCGGACACCTTACGGGTTCGGGTACGGGGGAAGAGGGGTGGCCCCGGGTGGTGTGAGCTTCGCCATCGACGGCACCTCACACCGGTCCCATGTGGTCCAGGCGCCGCAGGATGACGCCCTCGCGCAGCGCCCACGGGCAGATCTCCAGGCTCTCCACGCCGAACAGGTCCATCGCGCCCTCGGCCACCAGGGCCCCGGCGAGGATCTGTCCGGCCCGGCCCTCGGAGACGCCGGGGAGCTCGGCGCGCTGCTGGGCGGACATCGCGGCGAGCCGGGGCACCCAGGCTTCCAGCGATTCGCGTTTGAGCTCGCGCTGCACGTAAAGGCCGTCGGCGTCCCGCGCGGCGCCCGCGATCCGGGCGAGCTGCTTGAAGGTCTTGGAGGTGGCGACGACATGGTCGGGGGCGCCGAAACGGCTGAACTCCCCGACGGTACGGGCGATCTCCGCGCGTGCGTGGCGGCGCAGCGCGCGCACCTCCTCGGCGTCCGGCGGGTCCTCGCGCAGCCATCCGGCGGTGAGGCGGCCCGCGCCGAGCGGCAGGGAGGCGGCCGCGTCCGGCTCCTCGTCGATGCCGTAGGCGATCTCCAGCGAGCCGCCGCCGATGTCCAGGACGAGCAGCTTCCCGGCGGACCAGCCGAACCAGCGGCGCACGGCGAGGAAGGTGAGCCGGGCCTCCTCGGCGCCGCTGAGCACCTGGAGGCGGACACCGGTCTCGTCGGCGACGCGCGCGAGGACGTCGTCGGCGTTGCGGGCATCGCGCACGGCGGAGGTGGCGAACGGCAGCAGGTCCTCGACGCCCTTGTCCTCGGCGGCCTGGAGCGCGTCCCGTACGACGGCGACGAGGCTCTCGATGCCCTCCTCGCCGATCGCGCCGCTGTCGTCGAGGAGTTGGGCGAGCCGCAGGTCGGCCTTGTGGGAGTGGGCGGGCAGCGGGCGGGCGCCGGGGTGGGCGTCCACCACCAGCAGATGCACCGTGTTCGAGCCCACGTCCAGGACACCGAGTCTCATGGACGAAACGCTACTGCCAGAACCCCCGTCCGCGGTGCCCGTACGGGGGTCGGGCGACTTACCCTGGACGGGTGCCAAAGACGAAAAAGGCGAAGGTCAACAAGCCGGGCAAAGCCGACAAGGCTGCCAAGAACGCCGCCGACAACGACGAGAAGGGGCTCGATTTCGCGCGGGCGTGGGTGGAATTCCCCGACCCCGCCGACGACGAGCAGATCTTCCGCTGCGACCTGACCTGGCTGACCTCACGCTGGACCTGCATCTTCGGCCAGGGCTGCCAGGGCATCCAGGCGGGCCGCGCGGCCGACGGCTGCTGCACGCTGGGCGCGCACTTCTCCGACGAGGACGACGAGAAGCGGGTCGCCGAGCACGTGGCCCGGCTCACCCCGGACATCTGGCAGCACCACGGCGAGGGCCTGCGCGACGGCTGGGTGGCGGAGGACGAGGAGGGCTCGCGGCAGACGCGCCCCTTCGAGGGCTCCTGCATCTTCCAGAACCGGCCCGGTTTCGCGGGCGGCGCGGGCTGCTCGCTGCACATCCTGGCGCTCAAGGAGGGCCGGGAGCCGCTGGAGACCAAGCCGGACGTGTGCTGGCAGCTCCCGATCCGGCGCACCTACGACTGGATCGACCGCCCCGACGACACGCGCGTCCTGCAGGTGTCCATCGGGGAGTACGACCGCCGCGGCTGGGGTCCCGGCGGGCACGACCTGCACTGGTGGTGCACCTCGGCGACCTCGGCGCACGGCGCGGGCGACCCGGTGTACGTCTCCTACCGGGCGGAGCTGACCGAGCTGATGGGCAAGGCGGGCTACGACCGCCTGGTCGAGCTGTGCGAGCAGCGGCTGGCGTCCCAGTTGCCGCTGGTGGCCCCGCACCCGGCGGACCCGAGCTGACCGCGCCCTAGCTGTCGGTGGGACTCGGGGTGTCCTCGTCGCTCGGCGGCGGGGACGACTCCGGTGTCCCGGTCGGGGACGGCTCGGTCGGGTCGGGGTCCGGGCTCGGGGAGGAGCTGGACGGCGGCGGGGACTGGCTGGGCGGCGGGGACGAGGGCGGCGCGGTCGGCGTCGTCGGGTCCGGGCTCGGGGAGGAGCTGGACGGCGGCGGGGACGAGGGGACCGGACCGTACCCGTCGATGGTGACGACGGCACCGGCCGGGGCGACGGCCACGCGGGCCCGCCAGTGGCCCGAGGGCTCGCGCAGATGGTCGACGTACACCTTGACCGTGACCGAGTCGCCGGGGTCGAGGGTGCCGGCGGACCGGCTCAGGTAGAGCCAGGGCGCCGAGGTGGTCGCGGACCAGCGCACCGGGGTGTCACCGGCGGCCTTGAGGGTGATCAGCGTGGTGTCGCCGTGGTGGGCGGCGGTGACCGCGAGCCGGCCGGCGCCCTTCTCCCCGGCGCCGTTGACGCTGACGACCTCCACGGAGACGTCCGACCTGCCGTCCTGGGTCGGCCGGGCCCCCGGCTTCGCGCTGGCGTTGCCCGCGTTCTCGTAGCCGCCCGCCGGATCGCCGCCGAGTACGCCGGGGCCGTCCGCCTCGCGGGCGGTGGAGGGGCTGTCGTCCCCGTCGAGCGTGGGCGCGCCCCGGTAGGCGGCCCACAGGGCGAACACGGGCGCGGCGACGACGGTGGCGACGACGGTCGTGGTGACGGCACGCGCGCGGAGCTTGTCGCGGCGGGCCGCGCGGTCCTTGGGGTCCATCGGGAAACCGCGCCGGTTGAAGCGCGGTACGGCGGCGGACCGGGCGCGCGGCTGGTGCGCGAGGGCGGTGTGCAGGGCGGCGCGGGGCGCCGGGAGGACGGGCAGCTCGGCGGGGGTGACCGCGGCTCCGGGCCAGCGGCCGGGGACGGCGCGCTCGGCGGTGCGGCGGCAGCGCGGGCAGTCGTCGACGTGCCGGACCAGCTCACGGCGCAGGGCCGCGCTGAGCATCAGTTGGCTGTCGCCGGTGAGGTGGGCCACGCTCGGGCAGCCCCCGGTCTCGACCACGGCCAGCGCGGCGCGGGTGCGTTCGACCTCACAGGCGGCGGCCGCCAGCAGTTCGCGGGCGGCGGCGGGCTCCAGGCCGAGCACGGCGGCGACCTCGGGGGCGGCCAGCTTGTGCCGGACGGCAAGCTCCAGCGCCTCGCGCTGCTCGGGCGTGGTCCCGGCCGCCTCCGGCCAGGCCAGCAGGGCCAGTTCGCGGCGCCGCAGCTCGCGCGTCTCCGGGGACAGCGCCGGGTCGGGCGCCGGGGTGCCGTGGGCGGGGCGGCCGGCGTGGGCGGCCTGTCCCTTCCGGCGGGCGCGGGCGAGGCCGCGCAGACAGGCCCAGCGGGCCAGGGCGTACAGCCAGGCCCGGCGGTCGCCGGGGGTCTGCGGGTCGCGCCGGCCGCGCCGTTCGGCGAGGACGAGGACCTCGCCGAGGGCGGCGGTCGCCGCGTCGTGGTCGCACAGCACCGACAGGCAGTAGGTGAACAGGCCGTCCAGATAAGCCTCGTGGCGCGACGACGCCCGCTGGGCGACGTTCCGCGCCGCGGATCGGTCGCGCGCCTCCCGGTGCGCCCGTTGCGCCCGGTGTGCGCCGGTGGTGCGGGTCGTGGTCTCCGGAGTGCTGCTCATCACCCGTGCGACCGTAGGCGTCGGCGGAGTGCCCCTTCTTGCACCTTGAGCACTTTTAATCCGTACGGGTGAAACGATCCCTCATAAGGGGACACCGGCCTCCGGGTCGGAAGCGTGAACCCGGTACACGCCATCCGGAACCGAACCCTCCGCGTGCGCCCCGGTACCCCGGCGTGCGCCCCCGAGCGCGCGCCTCCCAGGGCGTACGGCGGGCGTTGTCAGTGCCGGGGGCTACGGTTTCCGCATGGCCACCCGTACCAAGACCGCCAAGGACCGTCCGTCCTACCGCTGCACCGAGTGCGGCTGGCAGACGGCCAAGTGGCTCGGCCGCTGCCCCGAGTGCCAGGCGTGGGGCACGGTCGAGGAGTACGGCGCGCCCGCGGTCCGTACGACGGCTCCCGGCCGCGTCACCAGCTCCGCCCTGCCCATCGGCCAGGTCGACGGCCGCCAGGCCACCGCCCGCACCACCGGCGTCCCGGAGCTGGACCGGGTGCTCGGCGGCGGACTCGTACCCGGCGCGGTGGTGCTGCTCGCGGGCGAGCCGGGCGTCGGCAAGTCCACGCTGCTGCTCGACGTGGCGGCGAAGTCGGCGAGCGAGGAGCACAGGACCCTCTATGTGACCGGCGAGGAGTCCGCGAGCCAGGTCCGCATGCGCGCCGACCGCATCGGCGCCCTGGACGACCACCTCTATCTGGCCGCCGAGACCGATCTGTCCGCCGTCCTCGGCCACTTGGACGCGGTCAAGCCCTCCCTGCTGATCCTGGACTCGGTGCAGACGGTCGCCTCCCCCGAGATCGACGGCGCCCCCGGCGGCATGGCCCAGGTCCGCGAGGTGGCCGGCGCCCTGATCCGCGCCTCCAAGGACCGCGGCATGTCGACGCTCCTTGTCGGCCACGTCACCAAGGACGGCGCGATCGCGGGCCCCCGCCTCCTGGAGCACCTGGTCGACGTCGTCCTGAGCTTCGAGGGCGACCGGCACGCCCGGCTGCGCCTGGTGCGCGGCGTGAAGAACCGGTACGGGGCGACGGACGAGGTCGGCTGCTTCGAGCTGCACGACGAGGGCATCACCGGCCTCGCCGACCCCAGCGGCCTGTTCCTGACCCGGCGTGCCGAACCGGTGCCCGGCACCTGTCTGACGGTGACGCTGGAGGGGCGCCGCCCACTGGTGGCCGAGGTACAGGCGCTGACCGTGGACTCCCAGATCCCCTCCCCCCGCCGCACCACCTCGGGTCTGGAGACCTCCCGTGTCTCGATGATGCTGGCGGTGCTGGAGCAGCGCGGCCGGATCAGCGCGCTCGGCAAGCGGGACATCTACTCCGCGACCGTGGGCGGGGTGAAGCTGTCCGAGCCCGCGGCCGACCTGGCCATCGCGCTGGCGCTCGCCTCGGCGGCCAGCGACACCCCGCTGCCGAAGAATCTGGTCGCCATCGGTGAGGTGGGTCTCGCCGGCGAGGTCAGACGCGTCACAGGCGTGCAGCGCAGGCTCTCGGAAGCGGCCCGGCTGGGCTTCACGCACGCGCTCGTACCGGGCGATCCGGGCAAGGTCCCGGCCGGGATGAAGGTCGTGGAGGTCGCCGACGTGGGCGACGCGCTGCGGGTGCTGCCCCGCTCCCGTCGCCGAGAGGCCCCGCGGGAGACGGAGGACCGCCGGTAGACTTTGCGCAGGTCTCGCCCGTCCGTGCGAAACGCGTGCCGTGACGGAAGCGCGTCAGAACCTGCGACCGGAGGAGTGCAGTGGCAGCCAACGACCGGGCAGCAGCTCCCGGAAAGTCCGGTGGGAGTGCCGGTGCCGATGGCCTGATGCGCGCCTCTCTGAGTGCCGTGGCTCCGGGCACCCCCCTGCGCGACGGTCTGGAGCGGGTCCTGCGCGGCAACACCGGCGGCCTGATCCTGCTCGGCTGGGACAAGACGGTCGAGGCGATGTGCACCGGCGGTTTCGTGCTGGACGTGGAGTTCACCGCGACCCGGCTGCGCGAGCTGTGCAAGCTCGACGGCGGCATCGTGCTCTCCTCGGACCTGTCGAAGATCCTGCGCGCCGGGGTCCAGCTCGTCCCCGACCCGACCATCCCCACCGAGGAGACCGGCACCCGGCACCGCACGGCGGACCGCGTCTCCAAGCAGGTCGGCTTCCCCGTGGTCTCGGTGTCCCAGTCGATGCGGCTGATCGCGCTGTACGTCGACGGTCAGCGCCGCGTGCTGGAGGACTCGGCGGCGATCCTGTCCCGCGCGAACCAGGCGCTGGCCACGCTGGAGCGGTACAAGCTCCGCCTGGACGAGGTCGCGGGCACGCTGTCGGCGCTGGAGATCGAGGACCTGGTGACGGTCCGGGACGTCTCGGCGGTCGCGCAGCGCCTGGAGATGGTCCGGCGCATCGCCACCGAGATCGCGGAGTACGTGGTCGAGCTGGGTACGGACGGCCGCCTGCTGGCGCTCCAGTTGGAGGAGCTGATCGCGGGCGTCGAGCCCGACCGCGAGCTGGTCGTCCGGGACTATGTGCCCGAGCCGACCGCGAAGCGCTCGCGCACGGTGGAGGAGGCGCTGTTCGAGCTGGACGCGCTGAGCCATGCGGAGCTGCTCGAACTGGGCACCGTGGCGCGGGGGATGGGGTACACCGCGTCTCCCGAGTCGCTGGACTCGGCGGTGTCGCCGCGCGGGTTCCGGCTGCTGGCGAAGGTTCCCCGGCTGCCCGGTGCGATCATCGACCGGCTGGTGGAGCACTTCGGCGGCTTGCAGAAGTTGCTCGCCGCGAGCGTGGATGACCTTCAGGCCGTGGACGGGGTCGGGGAGGCTCGGGCCCGTAGCGTGCGGGAAGGGCTCTCGCGGCTGGCGGAGTCTTCCATCCTGGAGCGGTACGTCTAGTTCCCCGGCGGCTGGTTCTCCGGCGGCTGGTTCTCCGGCGGTCGGTTCTCCGGCGGTTCGTTTTCGGGTGCGGGTCCGCTGTGGCTGGTCGCGCAGTTCCCCGCGCCCCTAGAAGCGGGACCGCTCACCCGGTGGAAGCACCCCCGCGTGCCCTGCCGGGCACCACCGCTCACCCGGAGCCCCCGCCACCTCAGTCCGCCGACAGTACGAACGACGTCTGCGTCTTGCCGAAGCCCGGCGCCTTCGCCTCCAGCAGGTAGGTGCCGGGCTTGGCCTTGCCCGCGGGCGGGGTGGCGCACTCGGGGGCGCTCGGCCGGCGGTCCCACTTGACGGTGTAGGTGATGCTCTCGCCGGCCGGAACCCGGAAGGCCAGGCTCTTGGCGCCCTTGGCGCAGTCGTCCGAGGCCCAGAAGGTGTCGTCGCCGTCGGCCGGGGTGACCGCCAGGACCGCGTGCTCGGGGCCGAGGTCCACCTTGCAGTCGCCGGACGAGGTGTTGCGCACGACGAGTTCGAAGGTGGGGGTCTCGTCGGGCGAGTAGGAGTTGCGCTTGCTGCGCAGGCTCACCGTGACCTTGCCGGGGGCGCAGACGGGGAGCGGGGAGGACGCGGCCAGCGCGTCGCCCGAGCCGACGTTCCCGCCGCCGGTACCCGAGGCGGAACCCGGACCGCCCGAACCACCCGAACCGCCCGACCCCGAGCCGGAGTCACCGCCGGAACCGTCACCGGAGCCGCCGGAACCGTCCCCGGACCCGTCGCCCGAACCGCCGTCACCGCCGCCGCCCGAGCCCGACTCGTCACGTCCGCCGGGGTGTTGGCTGATCGCGGGACCGGACGAGGAGGGGCCCGGCGTGATCGTGGACGCGGGATTCTTGCCGTCGGGACCTTCGGCGCCGTTCTTGCCTCCCCCGCCACCCGACACGACGATGCAGGCGACCACGAGCGCCAAGAGGGCGACCACGGACACCATGACGACCCTCCGTCGCCAGTAGATGGAGGAGGGAAGCGGCCCGACCGGATTGCGCAGAGATCCCACGCGGAAACTCTACGAGAGATCATGCCCCCGACTCGCGTCCCCCGCCGCCCTCGCACCAACTTTTCCGGATCATCATCCCGGTAACTTGCCGCGCACACCGGCATCTTGCGCCGAGCGCGACGCTCCGGGCACGGGCGGTGACCCACCCGGTCCGCCGAAGGCGTGGCAGGATCGGAAGGCCATGACTGAGAAGCTTCACGCCCCAGTGATCGACTGGTTCGACAGCCACGCCCGCGACCTCCCCTGGCGCCGCCCGGAGGCGGGGCCGTGGGGTGTGATGGTCAGTGAGTTCATGCTCCAGCAGACCCCGGTCAGCCGGGTGCTGCCCGTCTACGAGCAGTGGGTCGCCCGCTGGCCCCGCCCGGCCGACCTGGCGAAGGAGCCGCCGGGCGAGGCGGTGCGCGCCTGGGGCCGGCTCGGCTACCCGCGCCGCGCGCTGCGGCTGCACGGCGCCGCCGTCGCCATAACGGAGCGGCACGGCGGGGACGTGCCCACCGACCACGCCCAGTTGCTGGCGCTGCCCGGCATCGGCGAGTACACCGCGGCCGCCGTGGCCTCCTTCGCCTACGGGCAGCGGCACCCGGTGCTGGACACCAACGTGCGCCGGGTCCTCGCGCGGGCGGTGACCGGGGTGCGCTACCCGCCGAACGCCACCACGGCCGCCGAGCGCAGGCTGGCCCGCGAGCTGCTGCCCGACGAGGACGGCACGGCGGCGCGCTGGGCGGCGGCGTCCATGGAACTGGGCGCGCTGGTGTGCACGGCGAAGAACGAGGAGTGCCACCGCTGCCCGATCGCCGCGCAGTGCGCCTGGCGGCTCGCGGGCAAGCCGGAGCACGAGGGCCCGCCCCGGCGCGGGCAGACGTACGCGGGCACCGACCGCCAGGTGCGCGGGAAGCTGCTCGCGGTGCTGCGGGACGCGCACGTGCCGGTGCCGCAGACGATGCTGGACCGGGTGTGGCACGAGCCGGTGCAGCGGGCCCGCGCGCTCGACGGGCTCGTCACCGACGGTCTGGTGGAGCCGCTGCCCGGCGGGATGTACCGGCTGCCGCTGAGCTGACGCACAGCGAGGTCACAGCGCACGGGTCCGTTGTCACGGGCCGGCGCGGCCAACAAATCCCTCCATAACGGGGCATGGTGGGCGACCTCCTTACCCCGGACCTACTTCCGTTACACAACCGACGGACAGCCGAGTGCCGGCCGCTGGCTGCTTCGGACAACCCCGTGACAACCGCTCCGTAACTTCATTGCGTGCCCGGCGGACCACCGGGCCGGTGGAAGAGGGGCCCTTGGCGTCAGGCCGGGGCGACGGGGAGACGGAAGGCGGTCGGTCATGGCGCAGGGCGAGGTGCTCGAGTTCGAGGAGTACGTACGGACCCGGCAGGACGCGCTGCTGCGCAGTGCCCGCCGGCTGGTGCCCGACCCGGTGGACGCGCAGGACCTGCTGCAGACCGCGCTGGCCCGGACGTACGGGCGCTGGGAGGGCATCGCCGACAAGCGGCTCGCCGACGCCTACCTGCGCCGCGTCATGATCAACACCCGGACGGAGTGGTGGCGGGCGCGCAAGCTGGAGGAGGTGCCGACCGAGCAGCTCCCCGAGGCGCCGGTCGCGGACTCCACCGAGCAGTACGCCGACCGCGCCCTGCTCATGGACATCCTCAAGGTGCTGGCTCCCAAGCAGCGCAGTGTCGTGGTGCTGCGACACTGGGAGCAGATGTCCACGGAAGAGACGGCCGCGGCCCTCGGCATGTCCGCGGGCACGGTCAAGAGCACGCTGCACCGGGCGCTCGCCCGGCTCCGCGAGGAGCTGGAGGCCCGCGATCTGGATGCGCGCGCGCTGGAGCGTGAGGAGCGGGAGCGTTGCGCGGCCTGAACGGCGGGCCAAGACGTGCCCGAGGCAGAGGCGCGGTGATCACGGCGGTGGCCGGGATCGCCGCCGTCGGCCTTTCCGCCACCGCCTGCGGGGCCGGTGGCACCGGGGCGCGGGACGAGGGCCCGGCGCACGCCTCCGCCGTGGCGGGCGCGGCGACCGCCTCCCCCTCCCCCAGCCCGGCGGCCGGCTACCACCGCGTCGACGCGGTGAGCCTGCTGAAGCGGGACCCGACGGTCTCGGCCACCGTCAAGCACGAGCTGAAGCCGTGTGGCAGCGGCGGCGACTACCCGGTGGACGTCTCCTACGGCGACCTCACGGACGGGGACCGCACCGATGTCGTGATCAACGTGCTGACCTGCGCCGACGCGGTGGGGATCGGCGCGTATGTGTACCGGGACACCGGCGGCTCGTACCGGAACGTCTTCAAGACCGAGGAATCCCCGGTCTACGCGGAGATCGACCAGGGCGTGCTGACCGTGACCAAGCAGGTGTACAGCAAGGGGGACCCCATCTCCAGCCCGTCGGGCGAGGACGTCATCCCGTACAAGTGGAGGACGGGCCGGTTCACGCCGGGCAAGCCCGTGCACACCGACTACAGCGGAGCGGTGGGGCACGAGCCGTCCCCCGTGCCGGGCGACTGACACGGCGCCACGACCACGAGGACTGAGAGCACCCGGATGCAAGAGCACACCCACGTCCTGTTCGTCGAGGACGACGACGTCATCCGTGAGGCCACCCAGCTCGCCCTGGAGCGGGACGGCTTCGCGGTCACCGCCATGCCCGACGGGCTGTCGGGGCTGGAGGCGTTCCGCGCGGACCGGCCCGACATCGCGCTGCTGGACGTGATGGTGCCGGGCCTGGACGGGGTGAGCCTGTGCCGCCGCATCCGGGACGAGTCGACGGTGCCGGTGATCATGCTGTCGGCCCGCGCGGACTCCATCGACGTGGTGCTGGGCCTGGAGGCGGGCGCCGACGACTACGTGACCAAGCCGTTCGACGGCGCGGTGCTGGTCGCCCGCATCCGGGCGGTGCTGCGCCGCTTCGGCCACGCCGGGCACCCCGAGCGGGGCGGGGCCGACGGCTCGGCGGACACGGACGGGGTGCTGGTCTTCGGGGAGCTGGAGGTGGACACCGAGGGCATGGAGGTGCGGCGGGCCGGGCAGCCGGTGGCGCTCACCCCGACCGAGATGCGGCTGCTGCTGGAGTTCTCCGGCGCGCCGGGCACCGTGCTCTCCCGCGACAAGCTGCTGGAGCGGGTCTGGGACTACGGCTGGGGCGGGGACACCCGGGTGGTCGACGTGCATGTGCAGCGGCTGCGGCAGAAGATCGGCCAGGACCGGATCGAGACGGTCCGGGGCTTCGGCTACAAGCTGCGGGGCTGAGCGCGGTCATGCGGAGACTCTTCGGGCGCCCGGTGCGGCGGGTGGCGGGCGTGGGCCTGCGCACCGGTCTGCGGTGGAAGCTGAGCGCGGCCATCGCGCTGGTCGCGGGTCTGGTGGCGATCGCGCTG is from Streptomyces seoulensis and encodes:
- the cseB gene encoding two-component system response regulator CseB, which gives rise to MQEHTHVLFVEDDDVIREATQLALERDGFAVTAMPDGLSGLEAFRADRPDIALLDVMVPGLDGVSLCRRIRDESTVPVIMLSARADSIDVVLGLEAGADDYVTKPFDGAVLVARIRAVLRRFGHAGHPERGGADGSADTDGVLVFGELEVDTEGMEVRRAGQPVALTPTEMRLLLEFSGAPGTVLSRDKLLERVWDYGWGGDTRVVDVHVQRLRQKIGQDRIETVRGFGYKLRG